A single window of Streptomyces sp. NBC_00464 DNA harbors:
- a CDS encoding riboflavin synthase: MFTGIVEELGEVTAVENLGDASRFRLRGPVVTEGAKHGDSIAVNGVCLTVVELGEQDFTADVMAETLNRSSLGALATGSRVNLERPMALGGRLGGHIVQGHVDGTGRIIERKISENWEIVKISLPADLTRYVVEKGSITVDGVSLTVVDAGPDYFTISLIPTTLALTTLGIKEPGDPVNLEVDVIAKYVERLLGTSAQEPGETAK, translated from the coding sequence GTGTTCACCGGAATTGTCGAAGAGCTGGGTGAGGTCACCGCCGTCGAGAACCTCGGCGACGCCTCCCGATTCCGCCTGCGCGGTCCCGTGGTCACCGAGGGCGCCAAACACGGTGACTCGATCGCCGTCAACGGCGTGTGCCTGACCGTCGTGGAACTCGGCGAGCAGGACTTCACCGCCGATGTGATGGCCGAGACCCTGAACCGCTCCAGCCTGGGCGCTCTGGCGACCGGCTCCCGGGTCAACCTGGAGCGCCCCATGGCGCTCGGCGGCCGGCTCGGCGGACACATCGTCCAGGGACACGTGGACGGCACGGGCCGCATCATCGAACGCAAGATCTCCGAGAACTGGGAGATCGTGAAGATCTCCCTCCCGGCGGACCTGACCCGCTACGTGGTCGAGAAGGGATCGATCACCGTCGACGGCGTGAGCCTGACCGTCGTGGACGCCGGACCCGACTACTTCACCATCAGCCTCATCCCCACCACCCTCGCCCTGACCACGCTCGGCATCAAGGAGCCCGGCGACCCGGTCAACCTGGAGGTGGACGTCATCGCGAAGTACGTCGAGCGGCTGCTCGGCACCTCCGCGCAGGAGCCCGGGGAGACGGCGAAGTGA
- a CDS encoding nicotinamide mononucleotide transporter family protein, which translates to MSALHWLNSEAFTVFDQHIIWSDMIGNTIGLIALTLGWLRSIWTWPAQLLSGVVLVAANVSVHQAGSVGKQLVVIAVAVWGWQQWTRGRQQAQDGSIAVRFATWRERGYLLGGAALGTLAVGGLFTAFPSLSWSPWADAYIFAGTLVAMLAQARGMVEFWFAWLLVDLVGVPLNFHSGLAFSGLIYVVYGALVLWGMRDWWLRTRTPALEGATA; encoded by the coding sequence GTGAGCGCCCTGCACTGGCTGAACTCGGAGGCGTTCACCGTCTTCGACCAGCACATCATCTGGTCCGACATGATCGGCAACACGATCGGTCTGATCGCCCTGACCCTGGGCTGGCTCCGCTCGATCTGGACCTGGCCCGCCCAGCTCCTGTCCGGCGTCGTGCTGGTCGCCGCCAACGTCTCCGTCCACCAGGCGGGCAGCGTCGGCAAGCAGCTCGTCGTCATCGCCGTCGCCGTGTGGGGCTGGCAGCAGTGGACCCGCGGCCGGCAGCAGGCCCAGGACGGCTCCATCGCCGTACGGTTCGCCACCTGGCGCGAGCGCGGCTACCTGCTCGGCGGCGCCGCCCTCGGCACTCTCGCCGTCGGCGGCCTGTTCACCGCGTTCCCCTCGCTCTCGTGGAGCCCGTGGGCTGACGCGTACATATTCGCCGGAACCCTCGTGGCGATGCTCGCCCAGGCCCGCGGCATGGTCGAGTTCTGGTTCGCCTGGCTCCTCGTCGACCTGGTCGGCGTACCGCTCAACTTCCACAGCGGACTCGCCTTCTCCGGTCTCATCTACGTCGTCTACGGGGCCCTCGTCCTGTGGGGCATGCGCGACTGGTGGCTGCGTACGCGGACACCCGCTCTGGAAGGAGCCACGGCATGA
- a CDS encoding bifunctional 3,4-dihydroxy-2-butanone-4-phosphate synthase/GTP cyclohydrolase II — MTAQPTWLHREHDASVEDLSLDPVEQAIRDIAAGRPVVVVDDEDRENEGDLVIAAEKATPEIVAFMMSECRGLICAPMENDELERLELPQMVDHNTESMKTAFTVSVDASAAHGVSTGISAADRATTLRLLAGGTAGPGDFVRPGHIFPLRARTGGVLVRNGHTEAAVDLARLAGLRPAGAIVEIAGEDGVMLRLPQLVPFARKHGLTIISIEDLIAYRRTSEPTVRREAEVRLPTNFGAFTAYGYRSTVDGVEHVALVHGDIGDGEDVLVRVHSECLTGDIFQSQRCDCGPQLHASMRRITEEGRGVVVYLRGHEGRGIGLLSKLRAYELQERGVDTLDANLELGLPADARDYAAGAQILKDLGVHSLRLMTNNPEKTAAILRHGLAVTGREPMPVQAGEHNLRYLRTKRDRMGHDLPWLDAATASTCGNQ; from the coding sequence ATGACTGCCCAGCCCACCTGGTTGCACCGGGAACACGACGCATCCGTCGAGGACCTCTCCCTGGACCCCGTCGAGCAGGCCATCCGTGACATCGCGGCCGGCCGGCCCGTCGTGGTCGTCGACGACGAGGACCGGGAGAACGAGGGCGACCTCGTCATCGCGGCCGAGAAGGCCACCCCCGAGATCGTCGCCTTCATGATGAGCGAGTGCCGCGGACTCATCTGCGCGCCCATGGAGAACGACGAGCTGGAGCGGCTCGAACTGCCGCAGATGGTCGACCACAACACCGAGTCGATGAAGACCGCCTTCACCGTCTCCGTCGACGCATCGGCCGCACACGGCGTGAGCACCGGCATCTCCGCCGCCGACCGTGCCACCACGCTCCGGCTGCTCGCGGGCGGCACGGCGGGCCCCGGCGACTTCGTGCGCCCCGGCCACATCTTTCCGCTGCGCGCCCGTACCGGCGGGGTGCTCGTGCGCAACGGCCACACCGAGGCCGCCGTCGACCTCGCCCGGCTGGCCGGACTGCGGCCCGCCGGGGCCATCGTCGAGATCGCCGGGGAGGACGGCGTCATGCTGCGCCTGCCCCAGCTGGTCCCGTTCGCCCGTAAGCACGGGCTGACGATCATCTCCATCGAGGACCTGATCGCCTACCGCCGTACGTCCGAGCCGACCGTCCGCCGCGAGGCCGAGGTGCGGCTGCCGACCAACTTCGGCGCGTTCACCGCATACGGCTACCGCTCCACCGTGGACGGCGTCGAGCACGTCGCACTGGTCCACGGCGACATCGGGGACGGCGAGGACGTCCTGGTCCGGGTCCACTCCGAATGCCTGACCGGCGACATCTTCCAGTCCCAGCGCTGCGACTGCGGTCCCCAGCTGCACGCCTCCATGCGGCGCATCACGGAGGAGGGCCGCGGCGTGGTCGTCTATCTGCGCGGCCACGAGGGCCGTGGCATCGGACTGCTGTCCAAGCTCCGTGCGTACGAACTCCAGGAGCGCGGCGTCGACACCCTCGACGCCAATCTGGAGCTCGGCCTGCCCGCCGACGCCCGGGACTACGCGGCCGGTGCCCAGATCCTCAAGGACCTCGGCGTCCACAGCCTGCGGCTCATGACGAACAACCCCGAGAAGACCGCCGCGATCCTGCGGCACGGCCTGGCCGTCACCGGCCGTGAGCCGATGCCGGTGCAGGCCGGCGAGCACAATCTGCGCTACCTGCGCACCAAGCGCGACCGCATGGGTCACGATCTGCCCTGGCTCGACGCCGCCACCGCGTCGACCTGCGGCAACCAGTAA
- the ribH gene encoding 6,7-dimethyl-8-ribityllumazine synthase: MSGKGAPELSVRNCGDLRVAVVAAQWHEKVMDGLVDGALRALHELGIDEPTLLRVPGSFELPVVAKVLAGRGYDAIVALGVIIRGGTPHFEYVSHGVTNGLTQVAVDTGVPVGFGVLTCDTEEQALDRAGLEGSNEDKGHEAVTAAVATATTLRSVSEPWR, from the coding sequence ATGAGCGGCAAGGGCGCACCCGAACTGTCCGTACGCAACTGCGGTGACCTGCGCGTCGCCGTCGTCGCGGCGCAGTGGCACGAGAAGGTCATGGACGGACTCGTCGACGGTGCACTGCGCGCGCTGCACGAGCTGGGCATCGACGAGCCGACCCTGCTGCGGGTTCCCGGCAGCTTCGAGCTCCCCGTCGTCGCCAAGGTGCTGGCCGGCCGCGGGTACGACGCGATCGTCGCCCTCGGCGTGATCATCCGCGGCGGCACCCCGCACTTCGAATACGTGTCCCACGGCGTCACCAACGGCCTCACCCAGGTCGCCGTCGACACCGGCGTCCCCGTCGGCTTCGGTGTCCTCACCTGTGACACCGAGGAGCAGGCACTCGACCGGGCCGGCCTGGAAGGGTCCAACGAGGACAAGGGGCACGAAGCGGTCACCGCCGCCGTCGCCACCGCCACCACACTGCGCTCGGTCAGCGAACCCTGGCGCTGA
- a CDS encoding phosphoribosyl-ATP diphosphatase: protein MANKTFEELFAELQLKAANGDPSTSRTAELVDKGVHAIGKKVVEEAAEVWMAAEHESKDAAAEEISQLLYHVQVMMVARGISLDDVYAHL, encoded by the coding sequence ATGGCGAACAAAACCTTCGAAGAGCTCTTCGCCGAGCTGCAGCTCAAGGCCGCCAACGGCGACCCCTCCACTTCCCGTACCGCCGAACTGGTGGACAAGGGTGTGCATGCCATCGGCAAGAAGGTCGTCGAGGAGGCCGCCGAAGTCTGGATGGCCGCCGAGCACGAGAGCAAGGACGCAGCCGCCGAGGAGATCTCGCAACTGCTCTACCACGTCCAGGTGATGATGGTCGCGCGCGGAATCTCCCTCGACGACGTCTACGCCCACCTCTGA
- the hisG gene encoding ATP phosphoribosyltransferase — MLRIAVPNKGAISGPAMAMLHEAGYKQRKESKELVLVDPENQVEFFYLRPRDIAIYVSSGRLDIGITGRDLLLDSGADAEEILQLGFARSTFRYATKPGTAVGPQDFDGMTIATSYEGIVAKHLAETGVNASVVHLDGAVETAIELGVAQIIADVVETGTSLRNAGLEVIGEPIMKSEAVVIRRTGAPGDDPKVQQFLRRLQGVLVARSYVMMDYDCRVEHLERAVALTPGLESPTISPLHHEGWVAVRSMVASKEAQRIMDDLYDLGARAILTTAIHACRL; from the coding sequence ATGCTGCGCATCGCCGTCCCCAACAAGGGTGCTATCTCCGGGCCTGCGATGGCGATGCTCCATGAGGCGGGCTACAAGCAGCGCAAGGAGTCCAAGGAACTCGTCCTCGTCGACCCCGAGAACCAGGTCGAGTTCTTCTACCTCCGCCCGCGCGACATCGCGATCTACGTCAGTTCGGGCCGCCTCGACATCGGCATCACCGGCCGCGACCTGCTGCTGGACTCCGGCGCCGATGCCGAGGAGATCCTCCAGCTCGGCTTCGCCCGCTCCACCTTCCGCTACGCCACCAAGCCCGGCACCGCAGTCGGCCCCCAGGACTTCGACGGCATGACGATCGCCACCTCCTACGAGGGCATCGTCGCCAAGCACCTGGCCGAGACCGGCGTCAACGCCTCCGTCGTCCACCTCGACGGTGCCGTGGAGACGGCCATCGAGCTCGGAGTCGCCCAGATCATCGCCGACGTCGTCGAGACCGGCACCAGCCTGCGCAACGCCGGACTCGAAGTCATCGGCGAGCCGATCATGAAGTCGGAAGCGGTCGTCATCCGCCGCACCGGCGCCCCCGGCGACGACCCCAAGGTCCAGCAGTTCCTGCGCCGCCTCCAGGGCGTCCTGGTGGCCCGCAGCTACGTGATGATGGACTACGACTGCCGCGTCGAGCACCTGGAGCGCGCCGTGGCCCTCACCCCGGGCCTGGAGTCGCCGACCATCTCCCCGCTGCACCACGAGGGCTGGGTCGCCGTCCGGTCCATGGTCGCCTCCAAGGAGGCACAGCGGATCATGGACGACCTGTACGACCTCGGCGCCCGCGCCATCCTCACCACGGCCATCCACGCCTGCCGCCTCTGA
- a CDS encoding PH domain-containing protein, whose translation MSAPALPDLPVTFRPTRTRVVLLSVGAVMFAVITVVAFTLEQLSGGERVSFVFTALLFFGVLALLSRPRIVADDSGVTVVNLTRTRRLSWAEIVRVNLRAGDPWVFLDLSDGTSMPALGIQPGIAKQQAIRDAKMLRALAENRGTGKDNG comes from the coding sequence ATGTCAGCCCCCGCACTCCCCGACCTTCCGGTCACCTTCCGGCCCACCCGCACCCGAGTGGTCCTGCTGAGCGTCGGGGCGGTGATGTTCGCCGTCATCACCGTCGTCGCCTTCACCCTGGAACAGCTCAGCGGGGGAGAGCGGGTCAGCTTCGTCTTCACCGCGCTGCTCTTCTTCGGCGTCCTGGCGCTGCTCAGCCGCCCCAGGATCGTGGCGGACGACAGCGGGGTGACCGTGGTCAACCTCACCCGCACCCGGCGGCTGTCCTGGGCGGAGATCGTCCGCGTCAACCTGCGCGCCGGCGACCCGTGGGTCTTCCTCGACCTCAGCGACGGGACCAGCATGCCCGCCCTCGGCATCCAGCCCGGAATCGCCAAGCAACAGGCCATCCGCGACGCCAAAATGCTCCGCGCCCTCGCCGAGAACCGCGGCACCGGCAAGGACAACGGCTGA
- a CDS encoding hemolysin family protein: MTTPLLLLSAAFLLILANGFFVAAEFGLVTVERADAERAAAEGDRRARTVVGALRELSFQLSGTQLGITITSLVVGMLAEPALAQLLEGPLSLTGLPDGAVPGISVVIGMLLAAAVQMVIGELVPKNWAVSKPLQVARFVAGPQQGFTRVFRPVIGLLNTVANRLVRLLGVEPTEELASARTPGELVSLARHSAEAGTLEQDTADLFVRTLSLAGLTAQHVMTPRVKVSALQSSATAADVLNLTRATGLSRFPVYQDRIDEVVGMIHLKDALAVPAQDRLRTPAGRIAVPPLLVPESLPVEQLLQRLRNEQPIAVVVDEYGGTAGVVTLEDIIEELVGEVRDEHDAEGADRPELAAAAPEDGRPAWDAEGSCRVLTLRRIGLDVPDGPYETVAGLVADLLGRIPAPGDRAELAGWRIAVRQVGHYRAEKVRFVRLAEAPAPAAEPRASRRVLEAAR, from the coding sequence ATGACCACCCCCCTGCTGCTTCTCAGCGCGGCATTCCTTCTCATCCTCGCCAACGGGTTCTTCGTGGCAGCCGAGTTCGGGCTCGTCACCGTGGAACGGGCGGACGCCGAGCGCGCCGCCGCCGAGGGCGACCGACGGGCCCGAACCGTCGTCGGCGCCCTGCGCGAACTCTCCTTCCAGCTCTCCGGCACCCAGCTCGGCATCACCATCACCTCACTGGTGGTCGGCATGCTCGCCGAGCCGGCTCTCGCCCAGCTGCTGGAAGGCCCCCTCTCCCTGACCGGTCTGCCCGACGGTGCCGTCCCCGGCATCAGCGTGGTCATCGGCATGCTGCTCGCGGCTGCCGTCCAGATGGTCATCGGCGAACTCGTACCGAAGAACTGGGCGGTCTCCAAGCCGCTCCAGGTCGCCCGGTTCGTCGCCGGACCCCAGCAGGGCTTCACCCGGGTCTTCCGCCCGGTGATCGGCCTGCTGAACACCGTCGCCAACCGTCTGGTGCGGCTTCTCGGCGTCGAGCCGACCGAGGAGCTGGCGTCCGCCCGTACGCCGGGGGAGCTGGTCTCCCTCGCGCGGCACTCGGCCGAGGCCGGCACTCTCGAACAGGACACCGCGGACCTCTTCGTACGGACCCTCTCGCTCGCCGGGCTCACCGCCCAGCATGTGATGACCCCGCGCGTGAAGGTCAGCGCCCTGCAGTCCTCCGCGACCGCGGCGGACGTTCTCAACCTCACCCGTGCCACCGGCCTCTCCCGCTTTCCCGTCTACCAGGACCGCATCGACGAGGTCGTCGGCATGATCCACCTCAAGGACGCGCTGGCCGTCCCCGCCCAGGACCGCCTGCGGACCCCGGCCGGCCGGATCGCCGTGCCGCCGCTGCTGGTGCCCGAGTCCCTGCCCGTCGAGCAGCTGCTCCAGCGGCTGCGCAACGAGCAGCCGATCGCCGTCGTGGTCGACGAGTACGGCGGCACCGCCGGCGTCGTCACGCTGGAGGACATCATCGAGGAGCTCGTCGGCGAGGTGCGGGACGAGCACGACGCCGAAGGCGCCGACCGCCCCGAGCTGGCCGCCGCCGCCCCCGAGGACGGGCGGCCCGCCTGGGACGCCGAAGGCAGCTGCCGGGTACTGACCCTGCGCCGGATAGGCCTCGACGTACCCGACGGCCCCTACGAGACCGTCGCCGGACTGGTCGCCGACCTGCTCGGCCGGATCCCCGCCCCCGGTGACCGGGCCGAGCTGGCCGGCTGGCGGATCGCCGTCCGCCAGGTCGGCCACTACCGGGCCGAGAAGGTCCGCTTCGTGCGCCTGGCCGAGGCACCCGCACCGGCCGCCGAGCCGCGGGCGTCCCGCCGGGTCCTGGAGGCTGCGCGATGA
- a CDS encoding hemolysin family protein, with protein MSLVQLLFAGLLVLANGFFVGAEFALVSVRRSQIEPLAAAGSSRARQVLYGLENLPQMMAAAQFGITICSLTLGAVAEPTVAHLLEPVFHTVHLPEGLIHPLGFVLALVLVVFLHLVIGEMVPKNLAMAAPEKTSLWLSPGLVGFARLCRPVTSALGACARLVLRLFGVEPKDEVEAVFTSEQLNRLVEDSGQAGLLEPEAQERLEDALELGSRPVTDVLLHRAALVTVDPSVTPRRIEELTVRTGYSRFPVCAEGGGPFMGYLHVKDVLDLEDGERAVPQHVWRPMATVRAELPLDDALTVMRRAATHLAQVADASGRVLGLVAMEDVLEMLVGEVRDPAHRVSEPRRTEERQTGADELSALVG; from the coding sequence ATGAGTCTGGTCCAGTTGCTCTTCGCCGGACTTCTCGTCCTGGCGAACGGCTTCTTCGTCGGGGCGGAGTTCGCCCTCGTCTCGGTGCGCCGCAGCCAGATCGAACCCCTGGCGGCAGCCGGGTCGAGCCGGGCCCGCCAGGTGCTGTACGGCCTGGAGAACCTGCCGCAGATGATGGCGGCCGCCCAGTTCGGCATCACCATCTGCTCACTGACCCTCGGCGCCGTCGCGGAGCCGACCGTCGCCCATCTGCTGGAGCCGGTCTTCCACACGGTGCACCTGCCCGAAGGACTGATCCATCCGCTCGGCTTCGTGCTGGCGCTGGTCCTCGTCGTCTTCCTCCACCTCGTGATCGGCGAGATGGTCCCGAAGAACCTGGCGATGGCGGCCCCGGAGAAGACCTCGCTGTGGCTCAGCCCCGGGCTCGTCGGTTTCGCCAGGCTTTGCCGGCCGGTCACCTCGGCGCTGGGCGCCTGTGCCCGGCTGGTCCTCCGTCTCTTCGGTGTCGAGCCCAAGGACGAGGTGGAGGCCGTCTTCACCAGCGAGCAGCTCAACCGGCTCGTCGAGGACTCCGGACAGGCCGGGCTCCTGGAGCCGGAGGCGCAGGAACGGCTGGAGGACGCCCTGGAGCTGGGCAGCAGGCCCGTCACCGACGTGCTCCTGCACCGGGCGGCCCTGGTGACGGTGGACCCGTCCGTCACCCCGCGCCGGATCGAGGAGCTCACGGTACGGACCGGCTACTCGCGCTTCCCCGTCTGCGCGGAGGGCGGCGGCCCGTTCATGGGCTACCTGCACGTCAAGGACGTCCTCGACCTGGAGGACGGCGAGCGGGCCGTCCCGCAGCACGTGTGGCGCCCCATGGCGACCGTACGGGCCGAGCTGCCCCTGGACGACGCCCTGACCGTGATGCGCCGCGCGGCGACGCACCTGGCCCAGGTCGCCGACGCATCGGGCCGGGTACTCGGCCTGGTCGCCATGGAGGACGTACTGGAAATGCTGGTCGGCGAGGTACGGGACCCGGCCCACCGGGTCTCGGAGCCCCGCCGCACCGAGGAACGGCAGACCGGCGCGGACGAGCTGTCCGCCCTGGTCGGCTAG
- a CDS encoding AAA family ATPase, producing the protein MDIGTQGAQAPADLAWLRGVDAYTMGAYPQAEEEFRAAVRLDPGMADAWLGLHALRVDTTTALLHMYRHRDRFGDQRGRHRRTINSWYWLGWWVQPVLESPRDLLLAHASHWLDGRHVPELDRALAGLPPVDADPQVRFLHACRSYLVKDWEQLVRHTEQLIDDPLLGIEAGLFGGMARVRLEMYGQAEPLLSTALMRCRSEQPQRKELRYWLARAHEGTGRSAAALPLYRAVHRIDPAFMDTSARLAAIADYDGLEGSEEASGLAAVSLTGLGTDGMFLEAQPDGDSLLGTDLVDSRELRPGDEPTDLPGVGVSPPPGGAREKTAVPGQSAEQPFPAGLSDPVLLAEALAELERMVGLEPVKRQVKALSAQLNMARLRAGQGLPVQPPKRHFVFSGPSGTGKTTVARILGRVFYALGLLGGEHLVEAQRADLVGEFLGQTAVKANELIDSALGGVLFVDEAYSLSNTGYSKGDAYGDEALQVLLKRAEDNRDHLVVILAGYPEGMDRLLSTNPGLSSRFTTRVDFPSYRPLELTAIGEVLAAENGDMWDEESVEELRSISGHVVDQGWLDELGNGRFLRTLYEKSCAYRDLRLSGYATVPTRDDLATLRLPDLMQAYGEVLSGRGPVGRGRQEPPEM; encoded by the coding sequence ATGGATATCGGCACGCAGGGCGCACAGGCCCCGGCCGACCTCGCGTGGCTGCGCGGCGTGGACGCCTACACGATGGGCGCCTACCCGCAGGCCGAAGAGGAGTTCAGAGCCGCGGTACGCCTCGATCCCGGCATGGCGGACGCCTGGCTCGGTCTCCACGCACTGCGGGTCGACACGACGACAGCGCTGCTGCACATGTACCGCCATCGCGACCGGTTCGGCGATCAGCGCGGGCGCCACCGTCGCACCATCAACTCCTGGTACTGGCTGGGCTGGTGGGTGCAGCCGGTGCTGGAGAGTCCGCGCGACCTGCTGCTCGCGCACGCCTCGCACTGGCTGGACGGCCGCCATGTCCCGGAGCTCGACCGGGCGTTGGCCGGCCTGCCGCCGGTGGACGCCGACCCCCAGGTCCGTTTCCTGCACGCCTGCCGCTCCTACCTCGTCAAGGACTGGGAGCAGCTCGTACGCCATACGGAGCAGCTGATCGACGATCCGCTGCTCGGGATCGAGGCCGGGCTCTTCGGCGGGATGGCGCGGGTACGGCTGGAGATGTACGGGCAGGCCGAACCCCTGCTGTCCACCGCGCTCATGCGCTGCCGCAGTGAACAGCCGCAACGCAAGGAACTGCGCTACTGGCTGGCCCGCGCGCACGAGGGCACGGGCCGCAGCGCGGCCGCTCTCCCCTTGTACCGGGCGGTCCACCGGATCGACCCGGCGTTCATGGACACCTCGGCGCGGCTGGCCGCGATCGCGGACTACGACGGGCTGGAGGGCTCCGAGGAGGCGTCCGGCCTGGCCGCGGTCTCGCTGACCGGGCTGGGCACCGACGGCATGTTCCTGGAGGCGCAGCCGGACGGCGACTCGCTGCTGGGCACCGATCTGGTGGACAGCCGGGAACTGCGGCCGGGCGACGAGCCGACGGATCTGCCGGGCGTCGGGGTGTCCCCTCCGCCGGGCGGCGCGCGGGAGAAGACGGCGGTCCCCGGCCAGTCCGCCGAGCAGCCGTTCCCGGCCGGGCTCAGCGATCCCGTGCTGCTCGCCGAGGCGCTCGCGGAGCTGGAGCGGATGGTCGGCCTGGAGCCGGTGAAACGTCAGGTCAAGGCGTTGTCGGCGCAGCTGAACATGGCGCGGCTGCGGGCGGGCCAGGGACTGCCCGTCCAGCCGCCGAAGCGGCATTTCGTCTTCTCGGGGCCGTCCGGGACCGGCAAGACCACGGTGGCGCGGATTCTTGGCCGGGTGTTCTACGCGCTGGGCCTGCTGGGCGGGGAGCATCTCGTCGAGGCCCAGCGGGCGGATCTGGTCGGCGAGTTCCTGGGCCAGACTGCGGTGAAGGCCAATGAGCTGATCGACTCGGCGCTGGGCGGGGTGCTCTTCGTCGATGAGGCGTACAGCCTCTCCAACACCGGATACAGCAAGGGCGACGCGTACGGCGACGAGGCCCTCCAGGTCCTCCTCAAGCGCGCGGAGGACAACCGCGACCATCTCGTCGTCATCCTGGCCGGCTACCCGGAGGGCATGGACCGGCTGCTGTCCACCAACCCCGGGCTCTCCTCGCGCTTCACCACCCGGGTGGACTTCCCCAGCTACCGGCCGCTGGAGCTCACCGCCATCGGTGAAGTGCTGGCCGCGGAGAACGGGGACATGTGGGACGAGGAGTCGGTGGAGGAGCTGCGGTCCATCAGCGGCCATGTCGTCGACCAGGGCTGGCTGGACGAGCTGGGCAACGGGCGCTTCCTGCGCACGCTGTACGAGAAGAGCTGCGCCTACCGCGATCTTCGGCTCTCGGGCTATGCGACGGTGCCGACGCGGGACGATCTGGCGACGCTGCGGCTGCCGGATCTGATGCAGGCGTACGGCGAGGTGCTGTCGGGCAGGGGCCCGGTGGGCCGGGGCCGGCAGGAGCCGCCTGAGATGTGA